ACATTGCATTGCTGagaatattggaaaatattgaaaccaATGTAATTTTTACCAATTGTTACGCTTAATATGTAATGCATGCAATAATTTAACGCGATAATGAACAAttatcgaggaaaaaaaaggaagaaggaatAGAAAAGAAGAGTAAACAGTTGTAGACTCATTAAAGATATTTGAGaagtaaacaaaaacaaacaaagaaaacatACGTTACATTATTAATTACTGTTAgagtaactaaaaaaaattgtatttgaataatgtaatttcattacaaataTTTGGCTATTTAATTCCCCGAGCAGCAGAGTAGCTATAAGGGAGAAGAGGAAACAGATGACGTGTTGGATTTAGGCGTTACCGATGCTCTCGACGACTTAGAgggggaagaagaaaatgtaaattataGCGGTGTTACCGATAACCGTAACCATAACAACTATTATGAAGAGCAACACGAGAACGCAGTCATTTATCATTACGGACAGCACGATTACGAAGAGAATGTCGGCGGTGAGGGTGAAAATATGGGAAGTGTTTCCAGCAAGCCAGATCTtagagaaaaattacaaaagagTGCACAAAAAGATTTCTACGTCGGTAACGGCCAGGGAATGGAGGACGACGACTGCGAAGAGGCCAAAGAACGGCGGAATAGATTTCAAAACGAAAGGACCATCATTTCTCCAAAGATGAACAACGAGATTCCAGATTCCTTGGAAAATGTCGTAACGTCAGAACAGTCACGCCCATCGTTCAGGGGCAGAGGCAGGGGCAGGGGAATCAGAGGGAGCAGGGGCGGCAGGTTCATTGTGCAGAATATTCAAACTTTCAATCCAAGGTAAGCATCggtatttatattcaaatctTACTTTCTTATaccttctatttttcattgattccATATTGAATTTTGGGTAATCCTTGAAAGAGAGACACTTttaagaaggaggaggaagatTAAAAGACGGTCGCGATAAAGAcaatacaaaattattctttttcttatttcagatTCAATGGCCCGCGAGTCCCAATGCAATTCGAAAACCAACGACCACAGTATCGAGCGCCGTTACTTGAGAACAGACCACAGTATGCGCCTCCCGTACCGCGAATGAATATACCAAATCAGCCAATAACGCCCTTTCCGCAAAATAATGCACAAATGGTTCCACCGTATGGGCAATTTTCATTGAACGGACCTCAGCAACACCCAAGGCCGCAATTTGTAGAGAATAGACCGCCGTTCAATCCTAATCAGTTTCAAGGGATGATCGGACCACCGGGTCCAAGATTAATGGGACCGAGACCAGAGTTCGACCCTCGCGGTCCGCTGCTCGGTCCTGCACCCCAGCAAAACTATCCGCCCAATCAGCAGCCGCCTCCTCAGTTTATTATACACAATCAACCGcagcattttcaaaatcaaggaCAACCGATTCAGGGAAATCCAGGACCCATGCCTATGCAAGGAAACCAAGTGCCTGTCCTACCAGTTAATCAGGGCCCTCCAATGCAGGGGAACCAGCGTCCCATGATGCAACCCCATCAGGGCGTTCCTCTTCTCAGAAATCCCGGAGCGTTGATGCCCGGACATTTGCGTCCGCCGATTCACAACCAAATTCCAGTTATGCAGAGCCATCCTAATACCCCGAATTTACCCAATCCAGTCACGTTTGAAAATGTACCACCTTATCAAGATCCGCATTTCTGTCAGGAGGGTAGACCTGTTTACGATTCGAGACCAGTTTACAACGATCAACCTCCGCCAAATCAGTATAATAACGGACCTCCTGCACCACCTGCGCAGCGGACACCTGGAAATGTACCCAACCCACTTCCGCCTGGTcacaaaatattgataaaccCACATTTTCGAGGCGCTGTTCAACCGACTCAAGATGGTAATCGTCATTCCTTTACTTTAGTTACAGTTTTGCATCcagttgtaataaaaaaattaataatactcCGACATGTTATGACGCAGCACGATTACCATGGGATTCAGCTACTCAACAGCAGCAACCAccacaacagcaacagcaaccaCCACCGCCATCTTCGCAGAACATCAACGAACCGTTCATCCACCCACAATCCACGCAGTTTCAAGATCAACGACCCTACAACCAGCCGTCCGCACCAGCTCAGCCACAACGGGATTACAGTCAGCAAAATGTTCAACAAAATAAAAGCGACGTCAGTATAATTCCTGGTTCTGTCAACCTTcccaatttgaaaatcgaatggagtattttataatttgatttaCGTTTTTAGGATCCTTATGCGTACTTTTCTGACGTCTGGCAGGAAAACAAACCGCAAAAGCCGCCATCCGTCAATTCTAGTACTTCATTTCAGAATGAAACTAGTTACAATAAGGACAGTTACTACaacaattttgataataaCTACAAGTCACAGAACCAGTGGGACTCGAGAGACAGTTATCAGGTAATTGCCTCTTCGGTTTGCTAGTTTGGCGTTATATTCGCGCTTTTGGTCGtacaatttctgtaaaaaaaaaaacgtctggATCTTTtagtaatcaaaatttttttgaattatgtCAAGACATGCTGTTCGCTAAGTACTCACAATGTTATGGACTATTCGAATGTAAGTAGAGTAGATGTAGACCGCTAGTTTTCACGAATTACTCATTTCCACGATGATCCGATGCGCTGTGTTAACGTTCAACTGAAGCTACTTATAGCATCTGACGAAAAAcattaaattgaaatatctcATCTGTTGAAGTAACGAAAACTCATTTATTCCTAGGAACAGAGAGAGCACCAACCAAGCTATCGGGAAAGGGACCTTCATTCCCGTTCAAACTCAGAACGACCCCGcgaaagtcgaattccttcaACAAATTTgagttatcgtaacgaaaattATGACCTTAATCGTCAGCAAAGAACGTCAATTGGTAGCAGAACTGCACCCAGCAGTACACAGAGAGGAATCGTAAGGTCACAGCAAAAAAGAAGTCCCGAAGGATATTCGGACAGAGGACCGAGGGAATCAAGTCCAAAAAGACCAAAGTTAAGCAACAGAAATTTGCACGAAGTGAAAACTGTCGATACTCTGCCAGACGCAACTGGTGATAAAAAGGTATAGACACCTATGATATTTGCTATGTTTGCTTCGATAatactgcaaattttttaatactacGTAACTATTTCGGTTTTTAGACGTATGAGACCGAGGGCCCAGAAATGAGAGAGTATCGCAAGAAGCTTGAGGAACAGAAACGTATGCGGGAAAAATTTCTACGGGAAAAGGAGAACAGGCGAAAAATCGCAGCTATGGAGAAACAGTACGACAAAGAAAAGGCCGAGATTGCCGCTGGCGCTGGTTGGTACTCGTTACTCTtgcagaattaaaaaatctatacaaagcaaattacaaattcaaataattcgcaaAATCCAGTTCGTCTATATTCACGCAAAGTACGACATTTTTCTCTTACAGAAGAATCGAACCAAGAAACAAAACCGGTGTCGGTTATAACAGGCGTCACCAAGGA
The genomic region above belongs to Diprion similis isolate iyDipSimi1 chromosome 8, iyDipSimi1.1, whole genome shotgun sequence and contains:
- the LOC124408658 gene encoding uncharacterized protein LOC124408658 isoform X1; translation: MAEQCDENLLDEDFGDEEYELGNDEEEALLADDYELETQSSYKGEEETDDVLDLGVTDALDDLEGEEENVNYSGVTDNRNHNNYYEEQHENAVIYHYGQHDYEENVGGEGENMGSVSSKPDLREKLQKSAQKDFYVGNGQGMEDDDCEEAKERRNRFQNERTIISPKMNNEIPDSLENVVTSEQSRPSFRGRGRGRGIRGSRGGRFIVQNIQTFNPRFNGPRVPMQFENQRPQYRAPLLENRPQYAPPVPRMNIPNQPITPFPQNNAQMVPPYGQFSLNGPQQHPRPQFVENRPPFNPNQFQGMIGPPGPRLMGPRPEFDPRGPLLGPAPQQNYPPNQQPPPQFIIHNQPQHFQNQGQPIQGNPGPMPMQGNQVPVLPVNQGPPMQGNQRPMMQPHQGVPLLRNPGALMPGHLRPPIHNQIPVMQSHPNTPNLPNPVTFENVPPYQDPHFCQEGRPVYDSRPVYNDQPPPNQYNNGPPAPPAQRTPGNVPNPLPPGHKILINPHFRGAVQPTQDARLPWDSATQQQQPPQQQQQPPPPSSQNINEPFIHPQSTQFQDQRPYNQPSAPAQPQRDYSQQNVQQNKSDDPYAYFSDVWQENKPQKPPSVNSSTSFQNETSYNKDSYYNNFDNNYKSQNQWDSRDSYQTCCSLSTHNVMDYSNEQREHQPSYRERDLHSRSNSERPRESRIPSTNLSYRNENYDLNRQQRTSIGSRTAPSSTQRGIVRSQQKRSPEGYSDRGPRESSPKRPKLSNRNLHEVKTVDTLPDATGDKKTYETEGPEMREYRKKLEEQKRMREKFLREKENRRKIAAMEKQYDKEKAEIAAGAEESNQETKPVSVITGVTKDLKVRPAVSRGRSRPVGGQTTEGLERSSGMRIVRTIQTLQPTLQPNASSKDGEKNTVATSAVPTIKANDGIIKRQTSQQHGIRRVVIHKTLPNTQKVATTIQKTVSNLQKTVQKIGGGGNATSGVQKTIVKKNLGGNAQVSVTNAPKNLNMNNQKVVVNTQSNQRVVLQKSPQQTRKLPEIKSNVVRIENLAASTTENQIRRMCQGIGTLESIRMTEGSATIVFKTQSAALVFHKKYQRKMLDLSLITVHLVPQATGNRPIPTVVKKS
- the LOC124408658 gene encoding uncharacterized protein LOC124408658 isoform X4 codes for the protein MAEQCDENLLDEDFGDEEYELGNDEEEALLADDYELETQSSYKGEEETDDVLDLGVTDALDDLEGEEENVNYSGVTDNRNHNNYYEEQHENAVIYHYGQHDYEENVGGEGENMGSVSSKPDLREKLQKSAQKDFYVGNGQGMEDDDCEEAKERRNRFQNERTIISPKMNNEIPDSLENVVTSEQSRPSFRGRGRGRGIRGSRGGRFIVQNIQTFNPRFNGPRVPMQFENQRPQYRAPLLENRPQYAPPVPRMNIPNQPITPFPQNNAQMVPPYGQFSLNGPQQHPRPQFVENRPPFNPNQFQGMIGPPGPRLMGPRPEFDPRGPLLGPAPQQNYPPNQQPPPQFIIHNQPQHFQNQGQPIQGNPGPMPMQGNQVPVLPVNQGPPMQGNQRPMMQPHQGVPLLRNPGALMPGHLRPPIHNQIPVMQSHPNTPNLPNPVTFENVPPYQDPHFCQEGRPVYDSRPVYNDQPPPNQYNNGPPAPPAQRTPGNVPNPLPPGHKILINPHFRGAVQPTQDARLPWDSATQQQQPPQQQQQPPPPSSQNINEPFIHPQSTQFQDQRPYNQPSAPAQPQRDYSQQNVQQNKSDDPYAYFSDVWQENKPQKPPSVNSSTSFQNETSYNKDSYYNNFDNNYKSQNQWDSRDSYQEQREHQPSYRERDLHSRSNSERPRESRIPSTNLSYRNENYDLNRQQRTSIGSRTAPSSTQRGIVRSQQKRSPEGYSDRGPRESSPKRPKLSNRNLHEVKTVDTLPDATGDKKTYETEGPEMREYRKKLEEQKRMREKFLREKENRRKIAAMEKQYDKEKAEIAAGAEESNQETKPVSVITGVTKDLKVRPAVSRGRSRPVGGQTTEGLERSSGMRIVRTIQTLQPTLQPNASSKDGEKNTVATSAVPTIKANDGIIKRQTSQQHGIRRVVIHKTLPNTQKVATTIQKTVSNLQKTVQKIGGGGNATSGVQKTIVKKNLGGNAQVSVTNAPKNLNMNNQKVVVNTQSNQRVVLQKSPQQTRKLPEIKSNVVRIENLAASTTENQIRRMCQGIGTLESIRMTEGSATIVFKTQSAALVFHKKYQRKMLDLSLITVHLVPQATGNRPIPTVVKKS
- the LOC124408658 gene encoding uncharacterized protein LOC124408658 isoform X3, coding for MAEQCDENLLDEDFGDEEYELGNDEEEALLADDYELETQSSYKGEEETDDVLDLGVTDALDDLEGEEENVNYSGVTDNRNHNNYYEEQHENAVIYHYGQHDYEENVGGEGENMGSVSSKPDLREKLQKSAQKDFYVGNGQGMEDDDCEEAKERRNRFQNERTIISPKMNNEIPDSLENVVTSEQSRPSFRGRGRGRGIRGSRGGRFIVQNIQTFNPRFNGPRVPMQFENQRPQYRAPLLENRPQYAPPVPRMNIPNQPITPFPQNNAQMVPPYGQFSLNGPQQHPRPQFVENRPPFNPNQFQGMIGPPGPRLMGPRPEFDPRGPLLGPAPQQNYPPNQQPPPQFIIHNQPQHFQNQGQPIQGNPGPMPMQGNQVPVLPVNQGPPMQGNQRPMMQPHQGVPLLRNPGALMPGHLRPPIHNQIPVMQSHPNTPNLPNPVTFENVPPYQDPHFCQEGRPVYDSRPVYNDQPPPNQYNNGPPAPPAQRTPGNVPNPLPPGHKILINPHFRGAVQPTQDARLPWDSATQQQQPPQQQQQPPPPSSQNINEPFIHPQSTQFQDQRPYNQPSAPAQPQRDYSQQNVQQNKSDDPYAYFSDVWQENKPQKPPSVNSSTSFQNETSYNKDSYYNNFDNNYKSQNQWDSRDSYQTCCSLSTHNVMDYSNREHQPSYRERDLHSRSNSERPRESRIPSTNLSYRNENYDLNRQQRTSIGSRTAPSSTQRGIVRSQQKRSPEGYSDRGPRESSPKRPKLSNRNLHEVKTVDTLPDATGDKKTYETEGPEMREYRKKLEEQKRMREKFLREKENRRKIAAMEKQYDKEKAEIAAGAEESNQETKPVSVITGVTKDLKVRPAVSRGRSRPVGGQTTEGLERSSGMRIVRTIQTLQPTLQPNASSKDGEKNTVATSAVPTIKANDGIIKRQTSQQHGIRRVVIHKTLPNTQKVATTIQKTVSNLQKTVQKIGGGGNATSGVQKTIVKKNLGGNAQVSVTNAPKNLNMNNQKVVVNTQSNQRVVLQKSPQQTRKLPEIKSNVVRIENLAASTTENQIRRMCQGIGTLESIRMTEGSATIVFKTQSAALVFHKKYQRKMLDLSLITVHLVPQATGNRPIPTVVKKS
- the LOC124408658 gene encoding uncharacterized protein LOC124408658 isoform X5; this encodes MAEQCDENLLDEDFGDEEYELGNDEEEALLADDYELETQSSYKGEEETDDVLDLGVTDALDDLEGEEENVNYSGVTDNRNHNNYYEEQHENAVIYHYGQHDYEENVGGEGENMGSVSSKPDLREKLQKSAQKDFYVGNGQGMEDDDCEEAKERRNRFQNERTIISPKMNNEIPDSLENVVTSEQSRPSFRGRGRGRGIRGSRGGRFIVQNIQTFNPRFNGPRVPMQFENQRPQYRAPLLENRPQYAPPVPRMNIPNQPITPFPQNNAQMVPPYGQFSLNGPQQHPRPQFVENRPPFNPNQFQGMIGPPGPRLMGPRPEFDPRGPLLGPAPQQNYPPNQQPPPQFIIHNQPQHFQNQGQPIQGNPGPMPMQGNQVPVLPVNQGPPMQGNQRPMMQPHQGVPLLRNPGALMPGHLRPPIHNQIPVMQSHPNTPNLPNPVTFENVPPYQDPHFCQEGRPVYDSRPVYNDQPPPNQYNNGPPAPPAQRTPGNVPNPLPPGHKILINPHFRGAVQPTQDARLPWDSATQQQQPPQQQQQPPPPSSQNINEPFIHPQSTQFQDQRPYNQPSAPAQPQRDYSQQNVQQNKSDDPYAYFSDVWQENKPQKPPSVNSSTSFQNETSYNKDSYYNNFDNNYKSQNQWDSRDSYQREHQPSYRERDLHSRSNSERPRESRIPSTNLSYRNENYDLNRQQRTSIGSRTAPSSTQRGIVRSQQKRSPEGYSDRGPRESSPKRPKLSNRNLHEVKTVDTLPDATGDKKTYETEGPEMREYRKKLEEQKRMREKFLREKENRRKIAAMEKQYDKEKAEIAAGAEESNQETKPVSVITGVTKDLKVRPAVSRGRSRPVGGQTTEGLERSSGMRIVRTIQTLQPTLQPNASSKDGEKNTVATSAVPTIKANDGIIKRQTSQQHGIRRVVIHKTLPNTQKVATTIQKTVSNLQKTVQKIGGGGNATSGVQKTIVKKNLGGNAQVSVTNAPKNLNMNNQKVVVNTQSNQRVVLQKSPQQTRKLPEIKSNVVRIENLAASTTENQIRRMCQGIGTLESIRMTEGSATIVFKTQSAALVFHKKYQRKMLDLSLITVHLVPQATGNRPIPTVVKKS
- the LOC124408658 gene encoding uncharacterized protein LOC124408658 isoform X2, whose protein sequence is MAEQCDENLLDEDFGDEEYELGNDEEEALLADDYELETSSYKGEEETDDVLDLGVTDALDDLEGEEENVNYSGVTDNRNHNNYYEEQHENAVIYHYGQHDYEENVGGEGENMGSVSSKPDLREKLQKSAQKDFYVGNGQGMEDDDCEEAKERRNRFQNERTIISPKMNNEIPDSLENVVTSEQSRPSFRGRGRGRGIRGSRGGRFIVQNIQTFNPRFNGPRVPMQFENQRPQYRAPLLENRPQYAPPVPRMNIPNQPITPFPQNNAQMVPPYGQFSLNGPQQHPRPQFVENRPPFNPNQFQGMIGPPGPRLMGPRPEFDPRGPLLGPAPQQNYPPNQQPPPQFIIHNQPQHFQNQGQPIQGNPGPMPMQGNQVPVLPVNQGPPMQGNQRPMMQPHQGVPLLRNPGALMPGHLRPPIHNQIPVMQSHPNTPNLPNPVTFENVPPYQDPHFCQEGRPVYDSRPVYNDQPPPNQYNNGPPAPPAQRTPGNVPNPLPPGHKILINPHFRGAVQPTQDARLPWDSATQQQQPPQQQQQPPPPSSQNINEPFIHPQSTQFQDQRPYNQPSAPAQPQRDYSQQNVQQNKSDDPYAYFSDVWQENKPQKPPSVNSSTSFQNETSYNKDSYYNNFDNNYKSQNQWDSRDSYQTCCSLSTHNVMDYSNEQREHQPSYRERDLHSRSNSERPRESRIPSTNLSYRNENYDLNRQQRTSIGSRTAPSSTQRGIVRSQQKRSPEGYSDRGPRESSPKRPKLSNRNLHEVKTVDTLPDATGDKKTYETEGPEMREYRKKLEEQKRMREKFLREKENRRKIAAMEKQYDKEKAEIAAGAEESNQETKPVSVITGVTKDLKVRPAVSRGRSRPVGGQTTEGLERSSGMRIVRTIQTLQPTLQPNASSKDGEKNTVATSAVPTIKANDGIIKRQTSQQHGIRRVVIHKTLPNTQKVATTIQKTVSNLQKTVQKIGGGGNATSGVQKTIVKKNLGGNAQVSVTNAPKNLNMNNQKVVVNTQSNQRVVLQKSPQQTRKLPEIKSNVVRIENLAASTTENQIRRMCQGIGTLESIRMTEGSATIVFKTQSAALVFHKKYQRKMLDLSLITVHLVPQATGNRPIPTVVKKS